The following coding sequences are from one Wenzhouxiangella sp. AB-CW3 window:
- a CDS encoding aspartate aminotransferase family protein gives MSHLFDTYARMPVDIVRGEGPWLFDTEGQGYLDAISGIGVCSLGHAHPRVAEAIGDQAGRLIHTANIVGIPLQEQLAARLADISGLDRAFLANSGAEAIECALKLARLHAHARQVKTPTVLVTDNAFHGRTLAAISASGNPALQQGFAPLVDGFVRVPFGDAQAALDALDRHPEIVAVLVEPIQGEGGVRVPPDGYLPALRKACDRHDALLLLDEIQTGLCRTGHWFAHQHEATSRPDVLLSAKALGNGVPIGACLARGNVADLMRPGSHGTTFGGNPLACRAALEVLAVMDEEDLAARSNQTGQRLRERLSAALADHPAVHEIRGRGLMIGIELTTDCGALKLDALKQGVIINVTRGNTVRLLPPLIIDQSQCDQIADTVIHIIQQRFPS, from the coding sequence ATGTCTCACCTGTTCGACACTTACGCCCGCATGCCCGTCGATATTGTTCGCGGCGAGGGCCCCTGGCTATTTGATACCGAAGGCCAAGGTTATCTTGATGCGATCTCGGGTATTGGTGTGTGCAGTCTCGGTCATGCCCACCCGCGAGTGGCGGAAGCGATCGGTGATCAGGCCGGCAGGCTGATCCACACGGCCAATATCGTCGGCATTCCATTGCAGGAGCAGCTGGCCGCCAGACTGGCCGATATCAGCGGTCTTGATCGTGCCTTTCTGGCCAATTCCGGGGCCGAGGCCATCGAGTGCGCACTCAAGCTGGCGCGCCTGCATGCCCATGCCCGTCAGGTGAAGACACCCACTGTTCTGGTCACCGATAACGCCTTTCATGGGCGCACGCTGGCCGCCATCAGCGCCTCGGGCAATCCTGCGCTGCAGCAGGGGTTCGCGCCCTTGGTCGATGGCTTTGTCCGGGTACCGTTCGGCGACGCCCAGGCGGCTCTTGACGCGCTGGACCGGCATCCGGAGATCGTTGCCGTATTGGTCGAACCGATCCAGGGAGAAGGTGGGGTGCGCGTGCCGCCGGACGGCTATCTTCCGGCACTGCGCAAGGCATGTGACCGTCATGATGCCCTGCTGTTGCTCGACGAGATACAGACCGGGCTGTGTCGTACCGGCCACTGGTTTGCGCACCAGCATGAGGCCACCTCACGCCCGGATGTCCTGCTCAGCGCCAAGGCCCTGGGCAACGGTGTACCGATCGGCGCCTGCCTGGCGCGTGGCAATGTGGCCGATCTGATGCGCCCGGGAAGCCACGGCACCACCTTCGGCGGCAATCCGCTGGCCTGCCGCGCCGCCCTGGAAGTCCTGGCCGTCATGGACGAGGAAGACCTGGCCGCCCGCAGCAATCAGACCGGACAGCGGCTGCGGGAACGACTTTCCGCCGCCCTTGCTGATCATCCGGCCGTGCACGAGATTCGTGGGCGCGGGCTCATGATCGGCATCGAATTGACCACTGACTGCGGGGCACTGAAGCTCGATGCGCTGAAGCAGGGCGTCATCATTAATGTCACCCGCGGCAACACGGTACGCCTGCTGCCGCCGCTGATCATTGATCAGTCCCAGTGCGACCAGATTGCCGATACGGTCATCCACATCATTCAACAACGCTTCCCGTCATGA
- the sodB gene encoding superoxide dismutase [Fe]: protein MAFSLPDLPYAKDALEPHISAETLEYHYGKHHQTYVDKLNGLIEGTEFADKSLEDIIRASSGGMFNNAAQVWNHTFYWYCLSPNGGGKPSGKLAELIDRDFGSFDEFEKKFTDTAIATFGSGWAWLVQNPDGKLDVVSTSNADTPVRGEATPLLTCDVWEHAYYIDYRNARPKYVESFWKLVNWDFVASQLKG from the coding sequence ATGGCTTTTTCACTTCCTGATCTGCCCTATGCCAAGGACGCCCTCGAGCCGCACATCTCGGCCGAGACCCTCGAATACCATTACGGCAAGCACCACCAGACCTATGTCGACAAGCTCAACGGCCTGATCGAAGGCACGGAGTTTGCCGACAAGTCCCTCGAGGACATCATTCGCGCCTCCAGCGGCGGCATGTTCAACAACGCCGCCCAGGTGTGGAACCACACCTTCTACTGGTACTGCCTCAGCCCCAACGGCGGCGGCAAGCCCTCGGGCAAACTGGCCGAGCTGATCGACCGCGACTTCGGCAGCTTCGACGAGTTCGAGAAGAAGTTCACCGACACCGCCATTGCCACTTTCGGTTCCGGCTGGGCCTGGCTGGTACAGAACCCGGACGGCAAGCTCGATGTGGTGTCCACCTCCAACGCCGATACGCCGGTGCGCGGTGAGGCCACGCCGCTTCTGACCTGCGATGTCTGGGAGCACGCCTACTACATCGACTACCGCAACGCCCGCCCCAAGTACGTAGAGTCGTTCTGGAAGCTGGTCAACTGGGACTTTGTCGCCAGCCAGCTCAAGGGCTGA
- a CDS encoding tetratricopeptide repeat protein: protein MERLLAAQADQDHATPENQQRAEELIFQAWETPDPHRRAELAQQALELWGDCADGWVVLAETVASSAREAFLCYAEGVAAGERALGEEAFKKDVGHFWGLLETRPYMRSRAGLADALTAMGETGEAIAHYRELLRLNPADNQGIRYRLLKVLIECDRDEEARELLQEYDRDILAEWAYNRALLSFRHQGATQASAEDCRAAIECNRFVPAYLFGRRRLPRQPPDYMGFGDNNEAICYAAACKKLWQNTPGAIEWLKQCWSDQPNADSRDEEK, encoded by the coding sequence ATGGAGCGCTTGCTTGCCGCGCAAGCCGATCAGGATCATGCCACACCAGAAAATCAGCAGCGGGCTGAGGAGCTGATTTTTCAGGCTTGGGAGACCCCTGACCCGCATCGTCGTGCCGAGTTGGCTCAACAGGCACTGGAACTGTGGGGCGATTGTGCTGATGGCTGGGTGGTACTTGCCGAAACGGTCGCCAGCTCGGCCAGGGAGGCTTTTCTATGCTATGCAGAGGGCGTCGCGGCTGGAGAACGAGCGCTGGGCGAGGAGGCATTCAAGAAGGATGTCGGCCACTTCTGGGGCCTGCTCGAAACCCGACCCTATATGCGTTCGCGCGCCGGGCTGGCCGATGCGCTGACGGCAATGGGGGAAACGGGCGAGGCGATTGCGCACTATCGCGAACTATTGCGCCTGAACCCGGCCGACAACCAGGGCATACGCTACCGATTGCTGAAGGTGTTGATCGAATGCGACCGTGATGAGGAAGCCCGGGAATTGTTGCAGGAATATGACCGGGACATACTGGCTGAATGGGCTTACAACCGGGCCCTGCTGAGTTTTCGCCACCAGGGCGCAACACAGGCCAGCGCCGAGGACTGCCGGGCAGCGATTGAATGCAATCGCTTTGTACCGGCCTATCTGTTCGGACGGCGGCGCTTGCCCCGGCAACCGCCTGACTACATGGGCTTTGGCGACAACAACGAGGCGATCTGCTATGCCGCGGCCTGCAAGAAACTGTGGCAGAACACTCCCGGCGCAATCGAGTGGCTCAAGCAGTGTTGGTCGGATCAACCGAATGCGGACTCTCGCGACGAGGAGAAGTAA
- the rnt gene encoding ribonuclease T, whose protein sequence is MSRIANRFRGFLPVVVDVETGGFNPQTDALLELAVCIIEMDEDGWTRPGEVHMRHVEPFEGANIETAALEFNGIRPDHPLRPAVEERRALQELFLPVRQTLRATGCKRAVLVGHNAHFDLSFLNAAIARTSYKRNPFHPFSCFDTATMGGLAYGQTVLARAVQAAGLDWDKSQAHSAAYDTERTASLFCNIVNRWRHLEELEEAGHPYSA, encoded by the coding sequence ATGTCCCGTATTGCCAATCGCTTCCGCGGCTTTCTGCCCGTGGTGGTTGACGTCGAAACCGGCGGATTCAACCCACAGACCGATGCCCTGCTGGAACTGGCTGTTTGCATCATCGAAATGGACGAGGATGGATGGACCCGACCGGGTGAGGTGCATATGCGTCATGTCGAGCCGTTCGAAGGCGCCAATATTGAAACCGCGGCCCTGGAATTCAACGGGATCCGCCCCGATCACCCGCTGCGCCCGGCGGTCGAGGAAAGGCGCGCACTGCAGGAGCTGTTTTTGCCGGTGCGCCAGACCCTGCGCGCGACCGGGTGCAAGCGAGCGGTGCTGGTCGGACACAACGCACATTTCGACCTGTCCTTTCTCAATGCCGCCATCGCCCGCACAAGCTACAAGCGCAACCCCTTTCATCCCTTCAGCTGTTTCGATACGGCTACCATGGGCGGTCTGGCCTATGGCCAGACCGTGCTGGCCCGGGCGGTACAGGCCGCCGGGCTGGACTGGGACAAGTCACAGGCCCATTCAGCCGCCTACGATACCGAGCGCACGGCGAGTCTGTTCTGCAACATCGTCAATCGCTGGCGCCATCTCGAAGAGCTGGAAGAGGCTGGCCATCCCTACTCGGCTTGA
- a CDS encoding MarR family winged helix-turn-helix transcriptional regulator translates to MKRARKMLDEVATLRALEGDMTLRRLQTLLIVYLAGDSGVYLSEIRKELDVSGSNTTKLVQSWTKWTSKKEKGPGYVTSEPDPMDMKVRLVKITPKGRRFVDTILGEDGCSPRPRGGS, encoded by the coding sequence ATGAAAAGAGCAAGAAAAATGTTGGACGAAGTAGCGACGCTTCGTGCGCTGGAGGGGGACATGACCCTGCGCCGGCTGCAGACGCTGCTGATCGTATACCTGGCCGGTGACAGTGGGGTTTACCTGTCGGAAATCCGGAAAGAACTGGATGTCTCCGGGTCGAACACCACCAAGCTGGTCCAATCGTGGACTAAGTGGACATCCAAAAAGGAAAAGGGTCCGGGGTACGTTACCTCGGAACCCGACCCAATGGACATGAAAGTCCGGCTGGTCAAGATCACACCCAAGGGGCGTAGATTCGTTGACACCATCCTGGGTGAAGACGGGTGTTCCCCACGCCCGCGGGGAGGCTCCTGA
- a CDS encoding ABC transporter ATP-binding protein: protein MILAVDDIQLGYTEELVIQGLSFSLDAGEIGCLLGASGCGKTTALRAIAGFEPLRAGEIRIDGRIASTPDYRMAPEKRSVGMVFQDHALFPHLRVAENVGFGLRKLTRDQKKHCIEQLLELTGLEGLGHRYPHELSGGQQQRVALARALAPEPSVLLMDEPFSNLDTRLRRRMGEEIRGILKARGTATLIVTHDQQEAFALADKVGLLKDGRMLQWDSPYQLYHEPSSHYVAAFTGRGSYLNARVDGTTLVHALGRSPLPEKRPIGDELALLIRPDDIRPDHQGRKAEVLDRQFQGAQILYRLKLESGEEIAALFPSHDDYTRGDRVGVALDAQHLVLFPTTQAESFINPPSNSAN, encoded by the coding sequence ATGATCCTGGCCGTTGACGATATTCAGCTTGGCTATACCGAAGAGCTGGTCATCCAGGGCCTGAGCTTCAGCCTGGATGCCGGCGAGATCGGTTGCCTGCTGGGTGCTTCCGGCTGTGGCAAGACCACCGCCCTGCGCGCCATTGCCGGCTTCGAGCCCTTGCGGGCCGGCGAGATCCGAATTGATGGCCGCATCGCCTCGACGCCCGACTACCGCATGGCGCCGGAGAAGCGCAGCGTTGGCATGGTGTTCCAGGATCATGCCCTGTTTCCGCACCTTCGCGTGGCCGAGAACGTCGGCTTTGGCCTGCGCAAACTGACTCGCGACCAGAAAAAGCACTGTATCGAACAACTACTGGAACTGACCGGACTGGAGGGCCTGGGTCATCGCTATCCGCATGAACTTTCGGGCGGCCAGCAGCAACGCGTGGCGCTGGCTCGCGCACTGGCGCCCGAGCCCTCGGTATTGCTGATGGACGAACCGTTCTCGAACCTCGACACCCGCCTGCGCCGACGGATGGGCGAGGAGATTCGCGGCATTCTGAAAGCACGCGGCACGGCCACGCTCATCGTGACTCACGACCAGCAGGAAGCATTTGCCCTGGCCGACAAGGTCGGGCTGCTCAAGGACGGACGCATGCTGCAGTGGGACAGCCCCTACCAGCTCTACCACGAACCCTCCAGTCACTATGTCGCCGCTTTTACCGGCCGCGGCAGCTACCTGAATGCTCGCGTGGACGGCACCACCCTGGTGCATGCCCTGGGTCGGTCGCCATTGCCCGAGAAGCGCCCCATCGGTGACGAACTGGCCTTGCTGATTCGACCCGACGACATTCGCCCCGATCACCAGGGACGCAAGGCCGAAGTGCTGGACCGACAGTTCCAGGGCGCCCAGATTCTCTACCGTCTCAAGCTCGAGTCAGGTGAAGAGATTGCGGCCCTGTTCCCCAGCCACGATGACTACACCCGGGGCGATCGCGTCGGCGTGGCGCTGGATGCCCAGCACCTGGTGCTGTTCCCGACCACTCAGGCCGAATCTTTCATCAACCCGCCGAGCAACAGCGCCAACTGA
- the rsxE gene encoding electron transport complex subunit RsxE, protein MSDGTTNIWRNGLWDNNPGLVQLLGLCPLLAVSNTTVNGLGLGLATMAVLVISSASVSLLRSALSAEIRIPAFVLIIATTVTAVDLVLQAWLHDLSRTLGIFVPLIVTNCTILARAEAFASRQPLTAAVHDGLAQGVGFAAVLVVLGAGRELVGHGTLLADLDLLLGDRFAGFAIQIMPFDSGLLIALLPPGAFIGLGLMVAVRQYLIQKPRPEPRMAAEQQEPAQS, encoded by the coding sequence ATGAGCGATGGCACGACCAACATCTGGCGCAACGGCCTGTGGGACAACAATCCCGGGCTGGTGCAACTGCTTGGGCTGTGCCCTTTGCTGGCGGTGTCGAATACGACCGTCAACGGGCTGGGACTGGGGCTGGCCACGATGGCTGTGCTGGTCATCAGCAGCGCGTCTGTATCGCTGTTGCGCTCTGCTCTCAGCGCCGAGATCCGCATCCCCGCCTTCGTGCTGATCATCGCCACCACGGTAACGGCCGTGGACTTGGTGTTGCAGGCCTGGTTGCATGATCTCAGCCGTACGCTAGGCATTTTCGTGCCGCTGATCGTGACCAATTGCACCATCCTTGCGCGTGCCGAGGCCTTTGCCTCGCGCCAGCCGTTGACCGCCGCCGTCCACGATGGGCTGGCGCAGGGCGTGGGCTTTGCCGCCGTGCTTGTCGTCTTGGGCGCAGGCCGGGAACTAGTCGGTCACGGCACCCTCTTGGCCGACCTCGATCTGCTGCTGGGTGATCGGTTTGCCGGCTTTGCCATCCAGATCATGCCGTTTGATTCCGGCCTGCTGATCGCCCTGCTGCCACCCGGCGCCTTCATCGGCCTCGGGCTGATGGTGGCCGTCCGCCAGTACCTGATCCAGAAACCACGGCCTGAGCCGCGCATGGCAGCAGAACAACAGGAGCCCGCTCAATCATGA
- a CDS encoding low-complexity protein — protein sequence MADKKLLVSAISTVAAASFSLSAMAAGEQPVDPFEAEELPAGFMVASADIAEGACGEGACGEGACGEEDEDKDDDDKDEDDKDEEGACGEGACGEGACGAA from the coding sequence ATGGCTGACAAGAAGTTACTGGTTTCAGCAATCAGCACCGTCGCCGCCGCATCCTTTTCCCTTAGCGCCATGGCCGCCGGCGAACAGCCGGTCGATCCGTTCGAGGCCGAGGAGCTGCCGGCCGGCTTCATGGTCGCCAGCGCCGATATCGCCGAGGGGGCCTGTGGCGAAGGCGCCTGTGGTGAAGGTGCCTGTGGCGAGGAAGACGAAGACAAGGACGACGATGACAAGGATGAGGACGACAAGGACGAGGAAGGTGCCTGCGGTGAAGGTGCCTGTGGCGAAGGCGCCTGCGGCGCGGCCTGA
- the nth gene encoding endonuclease III has product MNAAQREEFFRRLSEINPNPTTELEYSTPFELLIAVILSAQATDVGVNKATRRLFPAANTPEQILALGEEGLKDYIKTIGLFNSKAANIIRTCRDLIDRHGGEVPDTRAELEALAGVGRKTANVVLNTAFDQPTMAVDTHIFRVSNRTGLAPGKTPLAVEKALLKRVPGHYLKDAHHWLILHGRYTCTARNPKCAECPVLDLCRFRKKNLPKD; this is encoded by the coding sequence ATGAACGCCGCCCAGCGCGAGGAATTCTTTCGCCGCCTTTCCGAGATCAATCCGAACCCGACCACCGAGCTGGAGTACTCGACACCCTTCGAGTTGCTCATTGCCGTGATTCTGTCGGCCCAGGCCACCGACGTGGGCGTCAACAAGGCCACGCGCCGTCTGTTCCCGGCGGCCAACACCCCCGAGCAGATCCTTGCGCTGGGCGAGGAGGGGCTGAAGGATTACATCAAGACCATCGGCCTGTTCAATTCCAAGGCGGCCAACATCATCCGCACCTGTCGCGACCTGATCGACAGGCACGGCGGCGAGGTGCCAGACACCCGCGCCGAACTCGAGGCGCTGGCGGGCGTGGGGCGCAAGACCGCCAACGTGGTGCTCAACACCGCTTTCGACCAGCCCACCATGGCCGTCGACACGCATATCTTCCGGGTCTCCAACCGCACCGGCCTGGCACCGGGCAAGACCCCGCTGGCGGTGGAAAAAGCCCTGCTCAAGCGGGTGCCCGGGCACTACCTCAAGGATGCCCACCACTGGTTGATCCTGCACGGCCGCTATACCTGTACCGCGCGCAATCCGAAATGCGCCGAATGCCCGGTGCTCGACCTGTGCCGGTTTCGCAAGAAGAATCTGCCCAAGGACTGA
- a CDS encoding RnfABCDGE type electron transport complex subunit G: MIPSNAAWLVLALIGLAAAIALAGLNELTRERIDQEQTARAMSAVTGMLPADSYDNDLLDDSTTLSVSGFEREAVVYQARVAGEPVAAVVDVTTPRGYSGDIRLLIAVDVGGTVIGVDVLEHRETPGLGDRIESRRSDWLRQFVGRSLNDPEPEGWAPDRRGGEFDTLTSATITVDAVVDAVRRTLKELHSGDD; the protein is encoded by the coding sequence ATGATTCCCTCCAATGCCGCCTGGTTGGTGCTGGCCCTGATCGGCCTGGCGGCGGCGATCGCGCTTGCCGGGCTCAACGAGCTGACCCGCGAACGGATCGATCAGGAGCAGACCGCACGAGCCATGTCTGCGGTGACTGGCATGCTGCCTGCCGACAGCTACGACAATGACCTGCTTGACGATTCGACCACGCTCTCTGTTTCTGGCTTTGAGCGGGAGGCGGTCGTTTACCAGGCCCGGGTGGCGGGTGAGCCGGTTGCGGCGGTGGTTGATGTCACGACGCCGCGCGGTTACAGCGGCGATATCCGTTTGCTTATCGCTGTTGATGTCGGCGGGACGGTGATCGGGGTGGATGTGCTCGAACACCGCGAGACACCGGGTTTGGGCGATCGCATCGAATCTCGGCGCAGCGACTGGCTGCGCCAGTTCGTCGGGCGTAGCCTGAATGACCCTGAGCCGGAGGGCTGGGCGCCGGACCGGCGCGGTGGCGAGTTCGATACACTGACCAGCGCTACAATCACGGTCGACGCGGTGGTCGATGCCGTGCGCCGGACACTAAAAGAACTGCACTCAGGGGATGACTGA
- a CDS encoding DUF692 domain-containing protein translates to MSSATFPVEGAGLGLRRALLGPLREADLSAVGFMEAAPENWIGVGGRLGEQFRAWTERFPFICHGLSLSIGAPEPLDREFLARLKQFLDEHGIAGYSDHLSYCSEHGHLYDLMPIPFTAEAVDWVASRISQVQDTLGRRIAVENISYYATVGAEMSELEFINAVIEKADCLLLLDVNNIHVNSINHRYDADEFLAGLPADRVAYIHIAGHHNEAEDLIVDTHGAPVIDPVWRLLGKAYEKLGPVPTLLERDFNFPPVEELLAEVDQIRQHQSVHEPSEQQRRAS, encoded by the coding sequence ATGAGTTCCGCAACCTTCCCCGTTGAAGGCGCCGGACTCGGCCTGCGGCGGGCTCTTTTGGGCCCGCTGCGGGAGGCCGATCTGTCCGCGGTCGGCTTCATGGAAGCCGCACCGGAAAACTGGATTGGCGTCGGTGGCCGGTTGGGCGAGCAGTTCCGCGCCTGGACCGAACGGTTTCCCTTCATCTGCCACGGCCTGTCGCTGTCGATCGGCGCCCCGGAGCCGCTGGACCGCGAGTTTCTCGCGCGCCTGAAGCAGTTTCTGGACGAACACGGCATCGCCGGCTATTCCGACCATCTCAGCTACTGCTCGGAGCACGGTCATCTTTATGACCTGATGCCCATTCCGTTTACCGCCGAAGCAGTGGACTGGGTGGCCTCGCGCATCAGTCAGGTGCAGGATACGCTGGGGCGGCGCATTGCCGTGGAAAACATTTCCTACTACGCCACCGTCGGCGCCGAGATGAGCGAGCTGGAGTTCATCAACGCCGTCATCGAAAAGGCCGACTGCCTGCTGCTGCTCGATGTCAACAACATCCATGTCAACAGCATCAACCACCGCTACGACGCCGACGAGTTCCTGGCCGGCCTGCCGGCCGATCGCGTGGCCTACATTCACATCGCCGGCCACCACAACGAAGCCGAGGACCTGATCGTCGACACCCACGGTGCCCCCGTGATCGACCCGGTCTGGCGCCTGCTCGGCAAGGCCTACGAGAAGCTTGGTCCGGTGCCGACGTTGCTTGAGCGCGACTTCAACTTCCCGCCCGTCGAGGAATTGCTCGCCGAGGTGGACCAGATCCGACAGCATCAGTCCGTCCATGAACCATCCGAGCAACAACGACGCGCCTCCTGA
- a CDS encoding TraB/GumN family protein, giving the protein MSLVRLVLPGLLLLSSALQAQVFWSVTDDEGRQNWLLGTVHSEDPRLLDFPPELIEALGASGYLALELVPDATMLEQLQRAMHFDEGGLDEVLEPELYDEVVRILAESYGMGEPAVRRLRPWAVGMTLSVPPPETGIFMDLALSFRAGGMGVEVIALETIDEQLGFLKGMSKEAQIKLVRAAVAEHDIMDEMLDALIRAYLDGDLDRLESLSMDQMEGMDEEFVSHFNEIGLRQRNHTMVKRAQPYLEGGGLFIAVGALHLPGEDGLIKLLRDKGYRLEAVY; this is encoded by the coding sequence ATGTCGCTTGTTCGCCTGGTTCTGCCGGGGCTTCTGCTGCTCTCTTCTGCGCTGCAGGCGCAGGTGTTCTGGTCGGTGACCGACGATGAAGGGCGCCAGAACTGGCTGCTGGGTACCGTGCACAGCGAAGACCCGCGACTGCTCGATTTCCCCCCGGAGCTCATCGAGGCCCTGGGTGCGTCCGGCTACCTCGCCCTGGAGCTGGTGCCGGATGCCACCATGCTCGAACAACTGCAGAGGGCCATGCACTTCGATGAGGGTGGACTCGATGAGGTGCTGGAGCCGGAACTCTACGACGAGGTGGTGCGCATCCTGGCTGAGAGCTATGGCATGGGCGAGCCGGCGGTTCGCCGCTTGCGGCCCTGGGCGGTGGGCATGACGCTGTCGGTGCCACCGCCTGAAACCGGCATTTTCATGGATCTCGCCCTGTCGTTTCGTGCCGGCGGCATGGGGGTGGAAGTGATTGCCCTGGAAACCATCGATGAGCAGTTGGGGTTCCTGAAGGGAATGTCCAAGGAAGCCCAGATCAAGCTGGTTCGTGCCGCAGTGGCCGAGCATGACATCATGGACGAGATGCTCGACGCCCTGATCCGCGCCTATCTGGATGGTGACCTCGACCGACTTGAGTCGTTGTCGATGGATCAGATGGAGGGGATGGACGAGGAGTTCGTCTCGCATTTCAACGAGATCGGCCTGCGTCAGCGCAACCACACCATGGTGAAGCGGGCGCAACCCTATCTGGAAGGTGGCGGGCTATTCATCGCGGTCGGCGCACTGCACCTGCCAGGCGAGGATGGTCTGATCAAGCTGCTGCGAGACAAGGGCTACCGGCTCGAAGCCGTTTACTGA
- a CDS encoding DUF2063 domain-containing protein: MNHPSNNDAPPESLLRLQRQFAGHLRDPESVSAPEGVEDRRMAIYRRLFFGNLRNLMAKNFPVLRRLVDDDGWDRLIRQFMVAHRAQTPMFTEIGSEFVRFIEQQRPDDLPPFATELVHWEYLETVVRLHEADLAAVAADPDSDLLARAPTLNPTMQLGIYRWPVHQIGPEFQPDAPLPSPIVLAACRKRDHRIGFMRFNPVTARLVERIGEHENQSGREHLLAIAGELGAPDPEAIVQSGAAMLEKLRAGEFVLGTTGQD, encoded by the coding sequence ATGAACCATCCGAGCAACAACGACGCGCCTCCTGAATCGCTGCTGAGACTGCAGCGGCAGTTTGCCGGTCACCTGCGCGACCCCGAATCCGTCAGCGCGCCTGAGGGTGTCGAAGATCGCCGCATGGCGATCTATCGCCGCCTGTTCTTCGGCAACCTGCGCAACCTGATGGCGAAGAACTTTCCCGTTTTACGGCGGCTCGTTGACGATGACGGCTGGGATCGGCTGATCCGGCAGTTCATGGTGGCACATCGCGCCCAGACGCCGATGTTTACCGAAATTGGCAGCGAGTTCGTGCGTTTCATCGAACAGCAACGACCGGACGATCTGCCACCATTTGCCACCGAGCTGGTGCACTGGGAATACCTGGAGACCGTCGTACGCCTTCACGAGGCCGATCTCGCTGCGGTTGCCGCCGATCCTGACAGCGATCTGCTGGCCCGGGCACCGACGCTCAACCCGACCATGCAACTGGGCATATACCGCTGGCCGGTACATCAGATCGGACCAGAATTCCAGCCGGACGCACCGCTGCCCTCACCCATCGTGTTGGCCGCGTGCCGCAAACGCGATCATCGTATCGGCTTCATGCGGTTCAATCCGGTGACCGCCCGTCTGGTCGAGCGCATCGGTGAGCACGAAAACCAAAGCGGCCGAGAACATCTGCTGGCCATTGCCGGTGAGCTCGGGGCCCCGGACCCCGAAGCCATCGTTCAGTCCGGTGCTGCCATGCTCGAAAAGCTGCGCGCCGGTGAGTTTGTTCTGGGAACAACCGGCCAGGATTGA